A genomic segment from Actinomycetota bacterium encodes:
- a CDS encoding M23 family metallopeptidase produces the protein MELATGQALFVLALLTLAAMTAALLLPSNGTTTVVAAEADALRNHRSVPEGSADTDARPAGEARTADTVGGRAEQRRAAEAETHGDDVSEERETGSGPAGEQSDDVRESEAALRIVGEKDEAALDEQREEKADRRKKAAEKKNKKKEAQEASSPFPEGPSRLFARHDGMHLFTPSADPVRIGFHEAAYRTAVGMIPLGRALANDNGGKYQLPPLTPTDQQYLVLSSRGRPHHATSAVDIVMRPGEPVRSVVTGMVVEVKPYMLYGVHPDAMIRIRSVEDNGKIVTMLHVTGTRVHVGQQVLAGETIVADSATSFPFLSQIDYYLGGEPHPHVHVEVKRG, from the coding sequence GTGGAACTGGCGACCGGTCAGGCGCTTTTTGTCCTGGCCCTGCTGACGCTCGCCGCGATGACGGCGGCGCTGCTACTCCCGAGCAACGGCACCACTACGGTGGTGGCAGCCGAGGCCGACGCTCTCCGCAACCACCGCAGCGTCCCCGAGGGGTCCGCGGACACGGACGCCCGCCCGGCGGGCGAGGCGCGCACGGCCGACACGGTCGGCGGGCGGGCCGAACAGCGTCGCGCGGCAGAGGCCGAGACGCACGGAGACGACGTATCCGAGGAGCGGGAGACCGGGAGCGGTCCCGCCGGCGAGCAGTCCGACGACGTCCGGGAGTCCGAAGCGGCACTGCGGATCGTCGGTGAGAAGGACGAGGCAGCGCTCGACGAGCAGCGCGAGGAGAAGGCGGACCGGAGGAAGAAGGCTGCCGAGAAGAAGAACAAGAAGAAGGAAGCCCAGGAGGCTTCGTCCCCGTTCCCGGAGGGTCCGTCACGGCTGTTCGCGCGCCACGACGGCATGCACCTGTTCACGCCGAGCGCGGACCCGGTGCGGATCGGCTTCCACGAGGCCGCCTACCGGACCGCGGTCGGGATGATCCCCCTCGGGCGGGCGCTGGCGAACGACAACGGCGGCAAGTACCAGCTGCCGCCGCTCACGCCGACGGACCAGCAGTACCTGGTCCTGTCGAGCCGCGGCAGACCGCACCACGCGACCTCCGCGGTCGACATCGTCATGCGTCCCGGGGAGCCGGTCCGATCTGTGGTCACCGGGATGGTCGTCGAGGTCAAGCCCTACATGCTCTACGGCGTCCACCCCGACGCGATGATCCGGATCCGGTCCGTCGAGGACAACGGCAAGATCGTGACGATGCTGCACGTGACAGGCACGCGGGTGCACGTCGGTCAGCAGGTGCTGGCCGGTGAGACGATCGTCGCGGACTCGGCGACCTCCTTCCCGTTCCTGTCGCAGATCGACTACTACCTGGGTGGCGAGCCGCATCCCCACGTGCACGTCGAAGTGAAGCGCGGCTAG
- a CDS encoding type II toxin-antitoxin system VapB family antitoxin yields MTEKLIDIDEGALDRAREILGADTTEQTVNEALAEVVRLAKRQAHAARLADMGGLDVDDGDVMGDVWR; encoded by the coding sequence GTGACCGAGAAGCTGATCGACATCGACGAGGGCGCCCTCGACCGTGCCCGCGAGATCCTCGGCGCGGACACCACGGAGCAGACCGTCAACGAGGCGCTGGCTGAGGTCGTCCGTCTCGCGAAGCGGCAGGCACACGCGGCCCGCCTGGCCGACATGGGCGGGCTGGACGTCGACGACGGGGACGTCATGGGCGACGTGTGGCGCTGA